The nucleotide window ACCTGTGGGATTTCCAGTGGAACCTTTGACATGGAGTTGCTCAACAAAGCATAAAAACCTCGGAGGAAAAAGGTTCCTTGCTTTCCACTGCTTCCCCTGCTTCCAGTGGAAGAGGAATGCTTACATGTTAATTATATCGGCCAGGCTTCGTTACTAAGTGTGATAATATCTACGAAATTTATGCTCCTGTGAGCAATGTTTCCACTGGAAATGCTGGGAAGTGAACCTATGGGGTACGATTTCCAGTGGAGGTACGACGATGAACGAGGGTGAGCAGCTCCACCTTGACCAGCTCTTCGAGAGACTGCTTAGGGCAAGGAAGATATTCAAGAATAAGGAGGTACTGAGACACAGCTATACGCCCAAGGACCTTCCCCACAGGCACGAGCAGATTGAGACCCTTGCCCAGATACTTGTGCCCGTCCTCCGTGGGGAAACCCCTTCCAACATCTTCGTCTATGGGAAGACGGGGACCGGTAAAACGGTAACCGTCAAGTTCGTGACCGAGGAATTGAAGAAGATTTCGAGGAAGTTCAACATCCCCGTGGACGTTATCTACATCAACTGCGAAATTGTGGACACGCAGTACCGTGTCCTCGCCAACATAGTAAACTACTTCAAGGACGAGACCGGTATAGAGGTCCCGCTCGTGGGCTGGCCTACGGATGAGGTCTACGCGAAGCTTAAGCAGGTCATAGACGCCAAGGAGCGCTTTGTAATAATCGTCTTGGATGAGATAGATAAATTAATCAAGAAGAGTGGCGACGAGGTCCTATACAGCCTCACCAGGATAAACTCAGAGCTCAAGAGGGCTAAGGTGAGTGTCATCGGGATATCCAACGACTTGAAGTTTAAGGAATATCTCGATCCACGCGTTCTCTCGAGCCTGAGCGAGGAGGAGGTTGTGTTCCCGCCCTACGATGCCAATCAGCTCCGCGACATCTTGATGCAAAGAGCCGAGGAGGCTTTCTATCCGGGCGTTCTGGGCGAAGGCGTTGTCCCCCTATGTGCCGCCCTCGCCGCGAGGGAGCACGGTGATGCTAGGAGGGCCCTCGATCTGCTCCGTGTTGCCGGCGAAATAGCAGAGAGGGAAGGGGCAAGCAAGGTAACGGAGAGGCACGTCTGGAAGGCCCAGGAGAAGATAGAGCAGGACACCATGGAGGAAGTCATAAAGACCCTTCCACTCCAATCGAAGGTTCTCCTTTATGCCATAGTACTTCTCGACGAGAATGGTGAGCTACCTGCCAATACGGGTGAGGTTTACTCGGTTTACAGGGAGCTATGCGAGTACATAGATCTCGAACCGCTCACCCAAAGGCGCATAAGCGACCTCATAAACGAGCTGGATATGTTGGGCATAATAAACGCGAAGGTCGTCAGCAAGGGTCGCTACGGCAGGACAAAGGAGATAAGGCTTAACGTAACCCCCTACAAGATTAGGAACGTCTTCCGCCTTGACTACTCCATCCAGCCCCTTCTGGCTGTGTCTCTTAAAAGCGAGCAGAGGAGGCTCGTGTGATGGGGGACGAGTTCGTGAGGGCCCTAATGGCGAACCGCTACTTAATCACGCCCCCTGCCTACTTTCTCCTCGTGGGCCACTACGGTAAGTCCTTTACGCTCGCTGAGCTTGTGAAGTTCGCTAAGTCTAAGGGAACATTCATAATAGACGAGGGCATCGCGAGAGAGTTCCTAGCTTGGAAGGGCCTTCCAATGGAAGTGGGTCCCTCAGAGGTTGATAAGGAAGAAAGCACTCCTGAGCCAGAATCGACTGTGGAAAAAGTTGGGGTAGCCGAAGAAGCCGGAAACGATGTTATTAGTATGGAACCCGCCGAAATTCAGCAGGATATTTCTGCTTCTTCATCCGCCTCCCAGACATCTATTTCCACTGGAGAATCCCTTCAAGAAGAGGAATTTAACGGCCTCTCAGTTCATGAAGAAGCCATGAATGGGGAGATTTCTGAGGGGGAGTCCTTTGTTTCCACTGGAACCGACGCCGAGGAGAACAGGGTAAACTGTGAGGACTATGACATTCTGAGGATCTACGAGCCGGAGGAAATAAAGAAGGAGGCTAGGGAATACTCAAAATACGAGGATGTCCTGATAGAGCTGAACCCTGACTTCGAGTTCAGGAGTAGGGTCATTAAACCTAAGTATGAGGTTAAGTTTGACGTCAGGAAGGTTAAGCTTAGGCCGCCAAAGGTGAAGAACGGCAACGGAAAGGAGGGTGAGGTGATAGTTGAGGCTTACGCGAGCCTCTTTAGGAGCAGGCTTAAGAAACTCCGGAAGATATTGAGAGAGAACCCCGACGTGAGGGACGTGGTGGATATAGGGAAGTTAAGCTACGTTCGAGCCGAAGAGGAAGTCACGATAATCGGGCTCGTTAACTCTAAGAAGGAGACGAACAGGGGCCTGATCTTCGAGGTCGAGGATGCAACAGGCACCGTCAAGGTCTTCCTCCCGAAGGACTCGGAAGATTACAGGGATGCCTTCAAGGTTCTACCCGATGCCGTGGTTGCCTTCAGGGGCTTCTACTCCAAGAAGGGTATCTTCTTCGCCAATCGCTTTTACCTACCGGACGTTCCCATCTACAGGAAGCAGAAGCCTCCGATCGAGGAGAAGGTCTATGCTATACTGATAAGCGACATTCACATCGGTAGCAGGGAGTTCTGTGAGAAGGCCTTCTTGAGGTTCCTTGAGTGGCTCAACGGTTATGTCTCGAGCAAGGAAGAGGAGGAAATCGTCAGCAGGGTAAAATACCTGATAATAGCTGGAGACGTCGTTGATGGTGTTGGCATATATCCAGGCCAGTACAACGACCTAATAATACCTGACATCTTCGACCAGTACGAGGCCCTCGCGAACCTCTTGGCGAATGTGCCTGAGCACATAACTATGTTTATAGGGCCTGGTAACCACGACGCCGCGAGACCAGCAATCCCTCAGCCGGAGTTCTACAAGGAGTACGCTAAGCCCCTGTACGAGCTGAAGAACGCCGTCATAATAAGCAACCCGGCCATCATAAACCTCCACGGCAGGGATTTTTTGATAGCTCACGGACGTGGCATAGAGGATGTCGTCTCCTTCGTTCCAGGCCTGAGTCACCACAAGCCGGCCCTTCCAATGGTTGAGCTGCTTAAGATGAGGCATCTCGCGCCGACCTTTGGCGGTAAGGTGCCTATAGCCCCTGACCCGGAGGATCTGCTTGTGATAGAGGAGGTGCCCGACCTCGTTCATATGGGCCACGTCCATGTTTACGATGCTATTGTTTATAGGGGTGTCCAGCTTGTGAACTCCGCCACGTGGCAGGCGCAGACTGAGTTCCAAAAGATGGTGAACATAGTCCCGACACCTGCTAAGGTTCCCGTCGTGGACGTGGAAAGCGCAAGGGTCGTTAAGGTTCTTGACTTCAGCAGGTGGTGTTGATGGAGTTGCCGGAGGATATGAAGGCTTACTTTGAATGGCTCCAGCGCGAGATTGATAAGGCCTATGAGGTGGCGAGGAAGGCGAGGGCTCAGGGTAAGGATCCGAGCACCGACGTTGAAGTCCCTCAAGCAACAGACATGGCGGGCCGCGTTGAGAGTCTCGTGGGCCCACCGGGTGTGGCTAAGAGAATTAGGGAGCTCGTGAAGGAGCACGGCAAGGAAATCGCCGCCCTGAAGATAGTAGACGAGATTATAGATGGAAAGTTTGGGGACTTTGGGAGTAGGGAGAAGCTCGCGGAGCAGGCCGTCAGAACGGCTTTGGCGATTCTCACGGAGGGAATAGTTTCGGCTCCGATAGAGGGAATAGCCGAC belongs to Pyrococcus yayanosii CH1 and includes:
- a CDS encoding ORC1-type DNA replication protein; translation: MNEGEQLHLDQLFERLLRARKIFKNKEVLRHSYTPKDLPHRHEQIETLAQILVPVLRGETPSNIFVYGKTGTGKTVTVKFVTEELKKISRKFNIPVDVIYINCEIVDTQYRVLANIVNYFKDETGIEVPLVGWPTDEVYAKLKQVIDAKERFVIIVLDEIDKLIKKSGDEVLYSLTRINSELKRAKVSVIGISNDLKFKEYLDPRVLSSLSEEEVVFPPYDANQLRDILMQRAEEAFYPGVLGEGVVPLCAALAAREHGDARRALDLLRVAGEIAEREGASKVTERHVWKAQEKIEQDTMEEVIKTLPLQSKVLLYAIVLLDENGELPANTGEVYSVYRELCEYIDLEPLTQRRISDLINELDMLGIINAKVVSKGRYGRTKEIRLNVTPYKIRNVFRLDYSIQPLLAVSLKSEQRRLV
- a CDS encoding DNA-directed DNA polymerase II small subunit, with translation MGDEFVRALMANRYLITPPAYFLLVGHYGKSFTLAELVKFAKSKGTFIIDEGIAREFLAWKGLPMEVGPSEVDKEESTPEPESTVEKVGVAEEAGNDVISMEPAEIQQDISASSSASQTSISTGESLQEEEFNGLSVHEEAMNGEISEGESFVSTGTDAEENRVNCEDYDILRIYEPEEIKKEAREYSKYEDVLIELNPDFEFRSRVIKPKYEVKFDVRKVKLRPPKVKNGNGKEGEVIVEAYASLFRSRLKKLRKILRENPDVRDVVDIGKLSYVRAEEEVTIIGLVNSKKETNRGLIFEVEDATGTVKVFLPKDSEDYRDAFKVLPDAVVAFRGFYSKKGIFFANRFYLPDVPIYRKQKPPIEEKVYAILISDIHIGSREFCEKAFLRFLEWLNGYVSSKEEEEIVSRVKYLIIAGDVVDGVGIYPGQYNDLIIPDIFDQYEALANLLANVPEHITMFIGPGNHDAARPAIPQPEFYKEYAKPLYELKNAVIISNPAIINLHGRDFLIAHGRGIEDVVSFVPGLSHHKPALPMVELLKMRHLAPTFGGKVPIAPDPEDLLVIEEVPDLVHMGHVHVYDAIVYRGVQLVNSATWQAQTEFQKMVNIVPTPAKVPVVDVESARVVKVLDFSRWC